Proteins found in one Methylophaga thalassica genomic segment:
- a CDS encoding cation transporter, translating into LVEVVRRFVFGSEPESLVMMAIAFVALIANTSCLLLISKHREGGAHMKASWIFSANDVVINLGVITAGVLVAWTGSNYPDLIIGTIAGGIVLNGARRILALKG; encoded by the coding sequence GCTCGTAGAGGTGGTGAGACGCTTTGTATTCGGTAGTGAGCCTGAATCGCTGGTGATGATGGCTATCGCATTCGTCGCATTGATTGCCAATACCAGTTGTCTGCTACTCATATCCAAACATCGGGAAGGCGGGGCGCACATGAAGGCAAGCTGGATATTCTCGGCCAACGACGTGGTGATCAACCTGGGGGTCATCACCGCCGGCGTCCTGGTCGCGTGGACCGGTTCCAATTATCCGGATCTGATTATCGGCACCATCGCGGGGGGCATTGTACTTAACGGTGCCAGACGCATTTTGGCGTTGAAGGGTTAA
- a CDS encoding signal peptidase II — MLIIGKKLSPYALLSISGLLAASDQAVKWLVQQSMAYGEYVSVTPFFNWVHLWNTGAAFSLFANGGGWQRYFFIGIAVVVSIFLIKLILENRHKGEAIA; from the coding sequence ATGCTCATTATTGGCAAAAAGCTCTCGCCGTATGCCCTATTGTCCATATCGGGCCTGCTGGCAGCGTCTGATCAGGCTGTAAAGTGGCTGGTGCAGCAATCAATGGCCTATGGCGAGTATGTTTCGGTGACCCCGTTCTTTAACTGGGTGCACCTATGGAACACCGGTGCCGCATTCAGTCTTTTTGCGAATGGTGGAGGCTGGCAGCGCTACTTTTTTATCGGGATCGCGGTAGTGGTCTCGATTTTTCTGATCAAGCTGATCCTTGAAAATCGTCATAAAGGAGAAGCCATCGCTTGA
- a CDS encoding heavy metal sensor histidine kinase, with translation MNPFNHKSLSLAARVMLFVGASIGLSLFIIGNLVLDAVEHHFVEQDAGELAEVNKAVVNVLRAHYNNPSQLRKALSSAVSGHHGVYYQVHDQQGSMVFESAGANLSVLKNSLHQVSEINASDLRVWHEDNKNFRGVLTHNSIAGQNYLVLTAIDIDFHLQFLHEFRLDLWSMMILAWLMTLLAAWYGVHKAHEPIRRLSNKMGDIQADRLDMRIAPSVVPSELKDLVSSFNHMISRLEESFNQLSHFSADIAHELRTPLTNLITQTQVGLGKSRTLEEYRELLYSNLEEQERLAKMINDMLWLAKRDHGLIKLEQTPLDLSDEVSKLFGFFEALAEDKNIVLSLEGQVQQIQGDKAMLRRAISNLLSNAIRYTKSGGSVLVRLKNFSDNEVSLTVENPGPEIPVEHLPYLFDRFYRANPSRSRQGEGAGLGLAIARSIIDAHGGRVEVTSKSDKTAFIIYLPTTIKAIQ, from the coding sequence ATGAACCCTTTTAATCATAAATCTCTTTCGCTTGCTGCAAGGGTAATGCTTTTCGTTGGCGCATCAATAGGTTTGAGCCTATTTATAATCGGCAACCTTGTGCTTGACGCTGTGGAACATCACTTTGTGGAACAAGATGCAGGTGAGCTTGCTGAAGTGAACAAGGCAGTGGTGAACGTGTTGCGAGCGCATTACAACAATCCATCACAGCTACGTAAAGCCCTATCCAGTGCTGTTTCTGGACATCATGGCGTCTATTATCAAGTACACGATCAGCAAGGTAGTATGGTTTTTGAAAGTGCTGGCGCAAACCTATCAGTACTAAAAAATAGCCTTCATCAGGTTTCAGAAATCAATGCCAGTGACCTTCGAGTCTGGCATGAGGACAACAAGAACTTTCGGGGTGTTCTCACGCACAATTCGATAGCGGGTCAAAACTACTTGGTTCTTACCGCCATTGATATTGATTTTCACCTTCAATTTTTGCATGAATTTCGTCTAGACTTATGGTCAATGATGATCCTTGCTTGGCTTATGACCCTATTGGCTGCTTGGTATGGCGTCCATAAAGCACATGAGCCAATAAGAAGGCTTTCGAACAAAATGGGTGATATACAAGCAGATCGTCTAGATATGCGAATTGCCCCCTCCGTTGTCCCTTCGGAATTAAAAGACTTGGTGTCTTCATTCAACCACATGATAAGTCGACTTGAAGAAAGCTTTAATCAGCTTTCACATTTTTCAGCTGATATTGCGCATGAGCTACGGACACCACTCACAAACCTCATCACCCAGACGCAAGTTGGCTTAGGCAAATCCAGAACGCTCGAAGAATACCGTGAATTACTTTACTCAAACTTAGAAGAACAAGAACGTTTAGCAAAGATGATTAATGACATGTTGTGGTTAGCAAAAAGGGACCATGGTTTAATCAAACTTGAACAAACACCGCTGGATTTATCCGATGAAGTCAGTAAATTATTTGGCTTTTTTGAAGCTTTAGCAGAGGACAAAAATATAGTACTAAGCTTGGAAGGCCAGGTGCAGCAAATTCAAGGCGATAAAGCCATGTTACGCAGAGCAATTTCTAATCTACTTTCCAACGCCATTCGTTATACGAAATCTGGGGGATCAGTACTAGTTCGACTGAAAAATTTCTCAGACAACGAGGTTTCCCTGACAGTTGAGAATCCTGGGCCTGAAATTCCAGTTGAACATTTGCCATATCTCTTTGACCGTTTTTATCGAGCAAATCCTTCTAGGTCAAGACAAGGTGAAGGTGCCGGTCTTGGTCTCGCCATTGCTCGTTCGATTATTGATGCCCATGGTGGGCGGGTAGAAGTCACATCTAAAAGTGATAAGACTGCATTCATCATCTATTTACCCACGACGATTAAAGCTATTCAATGA
- a CDS encoding heavy metal response regulator transcription factor: MRLLLVEDEIKTGNYLQKGLTEAGFQVNLVRNGLDGHHLAMTEAFDLIVLDVMLPDVDGWRILQSLREAERHTPVLFLTARDSVDDRVKGLELGADDYLVKPFAFAELLARIRTLLRRGAVPTFSELLKVADLTLDLPKHRVARSGKKITLSHKEFCLLELLIRRQGEVLPRSFIASQVWDMNFDSDTNVIDVAIRRLRAKIDDDFEPKLIHTIRGMGYKLDVEPIDEPF, encoded by the coding sequence ATGCGATTACTGCTGGTTGAGGATGAGATCAAAACAGGCAACTACTTACAGAAGGGGTTAACTGAAGCAGGATTTCAGGTCAATCTTGTTCGAAATGGCCTAGATGGTCATCATTTGGCAATGACAGAAGCATTTGATTTAATCGTTCTGGATGTTATGTTGCCGGATGTTGACGGTTGGCGCATTTTGCAGTCGTTACGTGAGGCCGAGCGCCACACACCAGTGTTGTTCCTAACGGCACGTGATTCTGTGGATGATCGTGTAAAAGGACTGGAATTAGGCGCCGATGATTATTTGGTTAAACCTTTTGCTTTTGCCGAACTGCTAGCCCGGATCCGAACATTATTGCGTCGTGGCGCTGTTCCAACCTTTTCTGAGCTACTCAAAGTTGCAGATCTCACGCTGGATTTGCCAAAACATCGTGTTGCGCGATCAGGTAAAAAAATCACCCTGAGTCACAAAGAGTTCTGCCTATTGGAGTTGCTGATTCGCCGCCAAGGAGAAGTACTCCCGCGCTCTTTTATCGCCTCTCAAGTATGGGACATGAATTTTGATTCTGATACCAACGTTATAGATGTGGCTATACGTCGTCTACGTGCCAAAATTGATGACGATTTTGAACCAAAACTTATCCACACGATTCGTGGCATGGGTTACAAACTTGACGTTGAGCCCATTGATGAACCCTTTTAA
- a CDS encoding copper resistance system multicopper oxidase → MKLPIQPVLNFNPNRRRFVQGIAAGGVLASFPMLLNAESYPNKQATRGTAPVLTGQVIDLTVAESLVNFTGVTRVATTINGSIPAPTLRLREGDEVTIRVTNRLKVPTSIHWHGIILPYQMDGVPGISFGGIEPGETFVYQFKLKQSGTYWYHSHSGFQEMTGMYGALIIEPREMQSDSAKDHISADRDYVMLLSDWTDEDPMSVFSKLKVQGDVYNYNQPTVSSFFNDVSKLGFKGAFEKRQMWNQMRMNPTDLADLSSATLTYLMNGTTPVGNWTGLFQPGETIRLRFINGAGNTFYDIRIPELKMTVIQVDGQNVQPVSVDEFRFGPGETYDVIVEPQHDVHTVFAQSMERTGYALGTLAIKEGLTGDIPELDPVQWLTMTDMMGEMEHGSANGNMNHSEMNHGEMAMDHSQHGKQNDSLAIPSQQIRHASTEYGPSVDARVDMPRTNLDDPGIGLRDNGRRVLTLSDLRSVDGVLNDKRPPDQEIELHLTGNMERYSWSFDGLEFGKSTPVNLPHNQRIRVILQNDTMMTHPMHLHGMWSDLEDDQGNVLVRRHTIPVQPAQRISFLTTPHDLGRWAWHCHLLFHMDAGMFREVVVS, encoded by the coding sequence TTGAAGTTACCAATTCAACCTGTCCTTAATTTTAATCCCAATCGTCGTCGATTTGTGCAGGGTATCGCAGCTGGCGGTGTGCTGGCTTCCTTTCCAATGCTGCTAAACGCCGAAAGTTATCCCAACAAACAAGCGACCCGAGGCACGGCTCCCGTTTTGACAGGGCAGGTTATTGATTTAACTGTTGCTGAATCACTTGTTAATTTCACAGGTGTGACACGAGTAGCGACAACCATAAATGGCTCCATTCCTGCGCCAACACTTCGTTTACGAGAGGGAGATGAAGTTACTATTCGGGTAACCAACAGGCTGAAAGTGCCAACATCCATTCACTGGCATGGCATTATCTTGCCATACCAGATGGATGGAGTACCCGGCATCAGCTTTGGTGGCATAGAACCCGGCGAGACTTTCGTCTACCAATTCAAACTTAAGCAAAGCGGCACGTACTGGTATCACTCTCACAGTGGTTTTCAGGAAATGACCGGTATGTACGGTGCACTGATTATTGAGCCCCGTGAAATGCAATCTGATTCGGCAAAGGACCATATATCAGCAGATCGTGACTACGTAATGTTGCTTTCTGATTGGACTGATGAAGATCCTATGTCCGTGTTCTCTAAGCTGAAAGTTCAGGGGGATGTATACAACTATAATCAGCCGACCGTATCATCATTTTTCAATGATGTCTCAAAACTGGGATTCAAAGGCGCATTTGAAAAACGACAAATGTGGAACCAGATGCGGATGAACCCGACTGATCTGGCCGATTTATCCTCGGCAACATTAACTTATCTTATGAATGGGACAACACCTGTTGGTAACTGGACAGGGCTTTTTCAGCCGGGGGAGACGATAAGGTTAAGGTTCATTAACGGCGCTGGTAATACATTCTATGATATTCGTATTCCCGAACTGAAAATGACAGTAATTCAGGTTGATGGTCAGAATGTACAACCCGTAAGCGTGGATGAGTTTCGCTTTGGTCCCGGTGAAACCTATGATGTCATTGTTGAACCACAACATGATGTACATACCGTTTTTGCTCAGAGTATGGAACGCACTGGTTATGCGCTGGGAACGCTCGCTATTAAGGAAGGCCTTACCGGCGACATACCTGAACTTGATCCGGTTCAATGGCTCACTATGACCGATATGATGGGCGAAATGGAGCATGGTTCGGCAAACGGCAATATGAACCATTCAGAAATGAATCATGGTGAAATGGCGATGGATCACAGCCAACATGGCAAGCAAAATGATTCACTTGCCATACCATCTCAGCAGATTAGACATGCCAGTACAGAGTACGGACCTTCAGTCGACGCTCGTGTCGATATGCCTCGCACAAACTTAGATGATCCTGGTATTGGCTTAAGAGATAATGGACGAAGAGTGCTGACCTTATCAGATCTTCGATCTGTAGATGGGGTATTAAACGATAAACGACCACCAGATCAGGAAATCGAACTACATCTTACCGGAAATATGGAACGGTACAGTTGGTCTTTCGATGGACTTGAATTTGGTAAAAGTACACCAGTGAATCTGCCGCACAATCAACGTATACGTGTCATTTTGCAAAACGACACTATGATGACCCATCCTATGCATTTACATGGCATGTGGAGTGATTTAGAAGATGATCAGGGCAATGTGCTAGTTCGTCGCCACACGATACCTGTACAACCTGCCCAACGAATCAGTTTTTTGACAACACCTCATGACCTGGGTCGATGGGCATGGCATTGTCACTTACTTTTCCATATGGATGCAGGCATGTTTCGTGAAGTGGTGGTGTCATGA
- a CDS encoding copper resistance protein B, producing the protein MKNYSIAPAIGQIIIACSMSLIISPLWAQTDDVIKKHEVMTEQRTLTQKDDMEGMDHSQMQKDDMEGMDHSEMNMGSNQPPSDARDPHAYSDGFTLTKGPYAFSEKRVLKLMDEHYFGSFLADRLEYDADNDAVIFDLQGWYGSTYNRFTAKLEGDVVDGKLDESQSDLLWTHAISAFFDTQLGVRFDQYDEGDNRQWLAFGVQGLAPYWFELDMTAYLGESGRSAISVEAEYELLLTQRLILQPRAELTAYGKKDEVNGIGSGLSDVAIGMRLRYEFSRQFAPYIGIEWTEKFGETADLAQLNGNDDSDTIYVAGIRFWF; encoded by the coding sequence ATGAAAAATTATTCTATCGCTCCTGCAATTGGGCAGATCATTATTGCTTGTTCAATGTCTCTAATCATTTCCCCCCTGTGGGCGCAGACTGATGATGTCATCAAAAAGCATGAGGTTATGACAGAACAGAGAACATTAACGCAGAAAGATGACATGGAAGGCATGGATCACTCTCAAATGCAGAAAGATGATATGGAAGGCATGGATCATTCAGAGATGAATATGGGGAGTAATCAACCACCATCAGACGCAAGGGATCCACATGCCTATTCAGATGGTTTTACACTGACTAAGGGTCCTTATGCATTCTCAGAGAAACGCGTTCTGAAATTAATGGATGAACATTATTTCGGATCTTTTTTAGCTGATCGACTGGAATATGATGCAGATAATGATGCTGTCATATTTGACCTTCAGGGCTGGTATGGCAGCACCTACAATCGATTTACGGCCAAGCTTGAAGGTGACGTGGTCGATGGCAAGTTAGATGAAAGCCAATCGGATTTATTGTGGACGCATGCTATCAGTGCTTTTTTTGATACTCAGTTGGGCGTGAGATTTGATCAGTACGATGAAGGCGACAATCGTCAATGGCTGGCTTTTGGTGTTCAAGGACTCGCCCCCTACTGGTTTGAATTAGATATGACTGCCTATCTTGGAGAGAGTGGTCGATCTGCAATATCAGTAGAAGCTGAATATGAACTGCTGCTTACGCAACGCCTGATTTTACAGCCCCGTGCAGAGCTGACTGCCTATGGTAAAAAAGATGAAGTTAATGGTATCGGCAGTGGCCTGTCTGATGTTGCGATCGGTATGAGACTTCGTTACGAATTCTCACGTCAATTCGCACCCTACATCGGTATTGAGTGGACCGAGAAGTTTGGAGAAACTGCAGATTTGGCCCAACTAAATGGTAATGATGACAGCGACACTATCTATGTTGCTGGTATTAGGTTCTGGTTTTAA
- a CDS encoding c-type cytochrome: MVSFGFVRCIKCLSVAAGLMVLTGIAFIYSGLYPMGADNQHTKLTFWVLETLRERSISRAAQDIEVPLDLDTPARLLRGGSDYAAMCASCHLAPDKNETDFTKGLYPKPPNLTMKHSGHGESKGQDRQYFWIIKHGIKGSGMPAWGPGHTDEQIWNLVAFLKRLPELTPAQYQILTANLTE, translated from the coding sequence ATGGTGTCTTTTGGTTTTGTGCGATGTATCAAGTGTCTTTCTGTTGCAGCTGGGTTGATGGTGCTGACAGGGATAGCGTTTATCTACTCAGGTCTCTACCCGATGGGTGCAGATAATCAGCATACCAAGCTTACTTTTTGGGTGCTGGAAACTTTACGCGAGCGTTCAATTAGTCGGGCGGCTCAAGACATTGAAGTACCCTTAGATCTGGATACGCCAGCACGTTTACTGCGAGGCGGTTCAGATTATGCCGCAATGTGTGCGAGTTGCCATCTTGCGCCAGACAAAAACGAGACAGATTTTACCAAAGGCCTTTATCCGAAGCCTCCTAACTTAACAATGAAACATTCAGGGCATGGTGAATCAAAAGGCCAAGACAGGCAATATTTTTGGATCATTAAACACGGTATTAAAGGGTCGGGTATGCCTGCCTGGGGCCCAGGGCATACTGATGAACAAATATGGAATCTGGTTGCTTTCCTAAAACGATTACCTGAACTGACACCTGCACAATATCAAATATTGACAGCAAACCTTACTGAGTAA